The Prunus persica cultivar Lovell chromosome G8, Prunus_persica_NCBIv2, whole genome shotgun sequence genome includes a region encoding these proteins:
- the LOC18767196 gene encoding protein STABILIZED1, whose product MVFIASPNHKTLTLNLNPNTTTLQALKFQIEQISNVPISHQRLFISQSLQLLTQRDSTLLADLGIKPYSTLTLHVPFFGGTLPHKNPKPRLDFLNSKPPEGYVAGLGRGASGFTTRSDIGPARSAPELPDRAIGQLEEAGEEKGYDENQQFDDFEGNDVGLLAPDAKLDEDDEKADAMWKAVDERMDSRRKDRREALLREEIEKYRASNPKITEQFASLKRNLHTLSAQEWESIPEIGDYSMRNKKRRFESFVPVLDTLLEKATQEKELVTAIDPTSTDLTAVRQGRDIVLSLKLDRISDSVLGLTVVDPKGYLTDLKSMSITSNTDVHDKNKARLLMTSLMKSNPKNPRVWISAARFEEVAGKMKAARKLIQEGCDECPKSEDVWLEACRLASPKDAKAVITKGVKFIPNSVNLWMEAAKLERDDLNKSRVLRKGLEHIPDSVRLWKAVVDLANEEDARSLLKRAVECCPLHIEFWLALTRLETYENAKKVLNKARENLSEEPAIWITAAKLEEANGNVSMVGKIIERGIRALQKTAVIIDREAWMKEAEAAERAGSIMTCQAIIRSAIGIGVEEEDRKRTWVSDAEDFMKKGSIETARAIYAHALTVFLTKKSIWRKAAQLEKSHGSRESLVALLRKAVTYCPQAENLWLFGAKEKWLSGDVPAARAILQEAYAAVPNSQEIWLAAFKLEFENHESERAKMLLAKARERGGNERVWMKSAIVERELGNIDEERKFLAEGLKRFPSFFKLWLMLGQLEERLDHLEKAKKAYHSGLKHCPNSLQLWLSLANLEEKMIGLSKARAVLTIARKKNPQNPELWLASVRAELRHGKKKESDILMAKALQECPNSGILWAAALEMVARPQRKAKSKDALEKCRHDPHVVAAVAKLLWHDRKLDKARNWLNMAVMFAPDIGDFWALYYKFELQHGTEENQKDVLNRCIAAGPKHGEKWQPISKAVENSHQPIEAILKKVVAAAENNKQ is encoded by the coding sequence ATGGTGTTCATCGCATCCCCCAACcacaaaaccctaaccctaaaccTAAACCCAAACACCACCACCCTCCAAGCTCTGAAATTCCAAATTGAACAAATTTCCAACGTACCCATCTCTCACCAGCGCCTATTCATCTCCCAAAGCCTCCAATTGTTGACCCAAAGAGACTCCACCCTCCTCGCTGACCTTGGCATCAAACCCTACTCTACCCTAACCCTCCACGTCCCCTTCTTCGGTGGCACCCTACCCCACAAAAATCCCAAACCCCGCCTTGATTTCCTCAATTCCAAGCCTCCTGAGGGTTATGTCGCTGGGCTTGGCCGTGGTGCTTCTGGGTTCACCACAAGGTCCGACATTGGGCCTGCCCGATCTGCCCCCGAGCTGCCCGATAGGGCAATTGGGCAGCTTGAGGAAGCAGGGGAGGAAAAAGGGTACGATGAGAATCAGCAATTTGATGATTTTGAAGGCAACGATGTTGGGTTGTTGGCACCAGATGCCAAActggatgaagatgatgagaagGCTGATGCAATGTGGAAAGCAGTTGATGAGAGAATGGACTCCAGGAGAAAGGACAGGAGAGAGGCTCTGTTAAGAGAAGAGATTGAAAAGTACAGAGCTTCCAATCCCAAGATTACAGAGCAGTTTGCAAGTTTGAAGAGGAATTTGCACACATTGTCTGCCCAAGAATGGGAGAGTATACCTGAAATTGGGGATTATTCAATGAGAAACAAGAAGAGGAGGTTTGAGAGCTTTGTGCCGGTGCTGGATACCCTTTTGGAGAAGGCAACGCAGGAGAAAGAGCTTGTTACTGCAATAGATCCCACTAGTACAGATTTGACTGCCGTGAGGCAGGGCAGAGATATAGTGTTGTCTTTGAAATTGGATAGGATTTCGGATTCTGTCTTGGGGTTGACAGTTGTTGACCCAAAAGGGTATCTTACTGATCTTAAAAGTATGAGCATCACAAGTAATACAGACGTTCATGATAAAAACAAGGCTAGATTGTTGATGACGAGTTTAATGAAGTCAAATCCTAAGAACCCACGTGTGTGGATTTCGGCAGCAAGGTTTGAGGAAGTGGCAGGAAAGATGAAGGCAGCCAGGAAATTGATTCAGGAAGGGTGTGATGAGTGCCCTAAGAGTGAGGATGTGTGGTTGGAGGCTTGTAGGCTTGCTAGCCCCAAAGATGCTAAGGCTGTTATTACTAAGGGAGTTAAATTTATTCCCAATTCAGTCAACTTGTGGATGGAGGCTGCGAAATTGGAGCGTGATGATTTGAACAAGAGCAGGGTCTTGAGGAAAGGGTTGGAACACATTCCTGATTCTGTTAGGCTGTGGAAGGCGGTCGTGGATCTAGCGAATGAGGAGGATGCTAGAAGTTTGCTCAAAAGGGCTGTGGAGTGTTGTCCATTGCACATTGAATTCTGGCTTGCACTCACAAGATTGGAAACTTATGAGAACGCCAAGAAGGTCCTCAATAAGGCAAGGGAGAATCTATCGGAGGAGCCTGCAATTTGGATCACGGCAGCAAAGTTGGAAGAAGCTAATGGGAATGTGTCCATGGTTGGGAAGATTATTGAAAGAGGTATAAGGGCTTTGCAAAAAACAGCGGTTATTATTGATAGAGAAGCATGGATGAAAGAGGCTGAAGCTGCTGAACGTGCAGGGTCTATAATGACTTGCCAAGCTATCATTCGGAGCGCAATTGGGATTGGTGTGGAGGAGGAAGATAGGAAGAGGACATGGGTTTCTGATGCAGAGGACTTCATGAAAAAAGGTTCCATTGAAACAGCCCGAGCAATTTATGCGCATGCACTTACTGTCTTTTTAACCAAGAAGAGCATATGGAGGAAAGCAGCTCAGCTTGAAAAGAGCCATGGTTCTAGGGAATCTCTTGTTGCTTTGCTTCGTAAAGCAGTGACATATTGCCCACAGGCTGAAAACTTGTGGCTTTTTGGTGCTAAGGAGAAGTGGCTTTCAGGGGACGTGCCTGCTGCCCGTGCAATCCTCCAAGAAGCTTATGCTGCCGTTCCCAACTCTCAAGAAATTTGGCTTGCTGCGTTTAAACTTGAGTTTGAGAATCACGAATCCGAGAGAGCTAAGATGCTTCTTGCCAAAGCCCGAGAAAGGGGAGGTAACGAAAGAGTATGGATGAAATCTGCAATTGTTGAGAGGGAATTAGGGAACATTGATGAGGAGAGGAAGTTTCTTGCTGAAGGCTTGAAGCGCTTCCCATCATTCTTTAAATTGTGGTTAATGCTTGGACAGCTAGAGGAACGGCTTGAtcatttggaaaaagccaaaaaggCCTATCACTCAGGTCTGAAGCACTGCCCCAATTCTCTACAACTCTGGCTTTCTCTCGCTAATCTAGAGGAGAAAATGATTGGGCTGAGTAAAGCTCGCGCAGTTCTCACAATTGCCAGGAAGAAGAACCCTCAGAACCCTGAACTGTGGCTTGCTTCTGTTCGAGCTGAATTGAGGCATGGCAAGAAGAAGGAATCTGATATTTTGATGGCAAAGGCTTTGCAGGAGTGTCCCAATAGTGGTATCTTGTGGGCAGCAGCTCTCGAGATGGTAGCTCGTCCCCAACGGAAGGCAAAGAGTAAAGATGCCCTTGAGAAATGTCGTCATGATCCCCatgttgttgctgctgtggCCAAGTTATTATGGCATGACAGGAAGTTGGACAAAGCTAGGAATTGGCTCAACATGGCAGTAATGTTTGCCCCCGATATTGGGGATTTTTGGGCTTTATACTACAAATTTGAACTTCAGCATGGTACTGAGGAGAACCAAAAGGATGTATTGAACAGATGCATTGCTGCAGGGCCAAAGCATGGAGAAAAATGGCAACCTATTTCAAAGGCCGTGGAGAACTCCCATCAACCAATTGAAGCTATCTTGAAGAAAGTTGTGGCGGCAgcagaaaataataaacagTAG